The Delphinus delphis chromosome 2, mDelDel1.2, whole genome shotgun sequence genome contains a region encoding:
- the LOC132420572 gene encoding stereocilin isoform X4 — MSMGSAREAIFSSCSCDNCSFWDAFRPEGRRSVLRTVGEYLEQEEQPDPLDFDPTDSSSSGVSKMELLACFSPVLWDLLQREKSVWALQILVQAYLHMPPENLQQLVLSAESEAAQGFLTLMHRSWAQMQVPPSEEQALGRLTALLLQRYPRLTSQLFIDLSPLIPFLAVSDLMRFPPSLLANDSVLAAIRNYSPEMRPEQKEALARRLLAPELFGEVPAWPQELLWAALPLLPHLPLENFLQLSPHQIQALEDSWPAAGLGPGHARHVLRSLVNQSVQDGEEQVRRLGPLACFLSPEELQSLVPLNDPMGPVEQGLLECAANGTLSPQGRVAYELLGVLRSSGGTVLSPQELRVWTPLFPQLGLRFLQELSEPQLRAMLPELQGTSVTPAQAALLLGRLLPRRDLSLEELCSLHPLLPGLSSQTFQAIPRRVLVGACSCLAPELSRLSACQTAALLQTFRVKDGVKNMGATGASAAVCIPGQPIPTTWPDCLLPLLPLKLLQLDSAALLANRRRYRELPWSEQQAQFLWKKMQVPTNLTLRDLQVLGTLAGGMSCEFLQQINSMADFLEVVHMIYQLPTGVRGSLRTCIWAELQRRMTMPEPELATLGPGLSGLDTKLLLDLPIRLMDRLSSESIMLVVELVRGTPEQLLELTPPHRAALAERALENLAPKETTVSREVLETLGPLVGFLGIESTRRIPLQILLAHLSQLQGICLGEPFATELGWLLLQEPVLGKPELWSQDEVEQAGRLVFTLSPEAISLIPREALGPETLERLLEKQQSWEQSRAGQLCAGPQLTAKKAALVAGFVRPTAEDLPEPVPNCADVRGTFPSAWSATQIAEMELLDFEDCLALFAEDPGLGPEELRAAMGKAKQLWGPPRGFRPEQILQLGRLLIGLGERELQELNLVDWGVLSTLGQIDGWSSIQLRVVVSSFLKQSGRHVSHLDFLHLTALGYTLCGLRPEELQYINSWEFSQAALFLGNLHLPCSEEQLEVLAQLLVLPGGFGPVSNWGPEIFTEIGTIAAGIPDLALSALLRGQIQGLTPLAISVIPPPKFAVVFSPTQLSSLTSVQAVAVTPEQMAFLSPEQRRAVAWAQYEGKETPEQQGRSTAWGLQDWSQPSWALALTIYFLGNLL; from the exons ATGTCAATGGGCAGTGCCAGGGAG GCAATCTTCAGCAGCTGCTCTTGTG ACAACTGCTCCTTCTGGGATGCCTTCCGCCCCGAGGGCCGGCGCAGTGTGCTGCGGACAGTCGGGGAGTACCTGGAACAAGAGGAGCAGCCGGACCCCCTGGACTTTGACCCCACTGACAGCTCCAGCTCTGGTGTAAGCAAGATGGAGCTGCTGGCCTGCTTCAGC CCTGTGCTGTGGGATCTGCTCCAGAGGGAGAAGAGTGTTTGGGCCCTGCAGATTCTAGTGCAG GCCTACCTGCACATGCCGCCAGAAAATCTCCAGCAGCTGGTGCTTTCAGCGGAGAGCGAGGCTGCTCAGGGCTTCCTGACGCTCATGCACCGTTCCTGGGCCCAGATGCAG GTGCCACCATCTGAGGAGCAGGCCCTGGGTCGTTTGACAGCCTTGCTGCTCCAGCGGTACCCGCGCCTCACCTCCCAGCTCTTCATCGATCTCTCACCACTCATCCCCTTCTTGGCTGTCTCCGACCTGATGCGCTTCCCACCATCCCTGTTGGCCAATGACAGTGT CCTGGCTGCCATCCGGAATTACAGCCCTGAAATGAGGCCTGAACAGAAGGAGGCTCTGGCACGGCGACTGCTGGCCCCTGAGCTGTTTGGGGAAGTGCCCGCCTGGCCCCAGGAGCTGCTATGGGCAGCGCTGCCCCTGCTCCCCCATCTGCCTCTGGAGAACTTTCTGCAACTCAGCCCTCATCAG ATCCAGGCCCTGGAGGATAGCTGGCCAGCGGCAGGTCTTGGGCCAGGACACGCCCGACATGTGCTGCGCAGCCTGGTGAACCAGAGTGTCCAGGATGGAGAGGAGCAGGTGCGCAG GCTGGGGCCCCTCGCCTGTTTCCTGAGCCCTGAGGAGCTGCAGAGCCTGGTACCCTTGAACGATCCAATGGGGCCGGTAGAACAGGGGCTGCTGGAATGTGCGGCCAACGGGACCCTCAGCCCACAAGGACGG GTAGCATATGAACTTCTGGGGGTGTTGCGCTCATCTGGAGGAACTGTGCtgagcccccaggagcttcgAGTTTGGACCCCTCTCTTCCCTCAGCTGGGCCTCCGCTTCCTGCAGGAGCTGTCAGAGCCCCAGCTTAGAGCCATGCTTCCTGAGCTGCAAGGAACCAGTGTCACACCTGCCCAG GCTGCCCTACTGCTTGGACGGCTCCTCCCTAGGCGTGAC CTGTCCCTGGAGGAACTCTGCTCCTTGCACCCTCTGCTTCcaggcctcagctcccagacatTCCAGGCCATCCCTAGGCGAGTTCTGGTTGGGGCCTGTTCCTGCCTGGCCCCTGAACTGTCACGCCTCTCAGCCTGCCAGACCGCAGCACTGCTGCAGACCTTTCGG GTGAAAGATGGAGTAAAAAACATGGGTGCAACAGGTGCCAGTGCAGCTGTGTGTATCCCTGGTCAG CCTATCCCCACCACCTGGCCAGACTGCCTGCTGCCTCTGCTCCCACTAAAGCTGCTACAGCTGGACTCTGCTGCTCTTCTGGCTAACCGAAGGCGTTACCGGGAGCTGCCCTGGTCTGAGCAGCAG GCACAGTTTCTCTGGAAGAAGATGCAGGTGCCCACCAACCTGACCCTCAGGGATCTGCA GGTTCTGGGTACTCTGGCAGGGGGCATGTCCTGTGAGTTTCTGCAGCAGATCAACTCGATGGCAGACTTCCTTGAAGTGGTACACATGATCTATCAACTGCCCACTGGGGTTCGAGGGAGCCTG AGGACCTGTATCTGGGCAGAGCTACAGAGGAGGATGACAATGCCAGAGCCAGAGCTGGCAACCCTGGGGCCAGGACTGAGTGGGCTGGACACCAAGCTACTCCTGGACTTACC GATCCGGCTGATGGACAGACTGTCCAGTGAATCCATTATGTTGGTGGTGGAGCTGGTACGAGGCACTCCAGAGCAGCTGCTGGAACTGACCCCACCCCACCGGGCAGCCCTGGCAGAAAGGGCACTAGAAAACTTG GCTCCAAAGGAGACAACAGTGTCAAGGGAAGTGCTGGAGACATTGGGTCCCTTGGTTGGATTCCTGGGGATAGAGAGCACACGACGGATCCCCCTACAGATCCTGCTGGCCCATCTCAGTCAGCTGCAGGGCATCTGCCTAGGAGAGCCATTTGCCACAGAGCTGGGATGGCTGCTGTTGCAGGAGCCTGTTCTTGG GAAACCAGAGTTATGGAGCCAGGATGAAGTCGAGCAAGCAGGACGCCTAGTATTCACTCTGTCTCCCGAGGCTATTTCCTTGATCCCCAGG GAGGCCTTGGGCCCAGAGACCCTGGAGCGGCTCCTAgaaaagcagcagagctgggagcaGAGCAGAGCTGGACAGCTGTGTGCAGGGCCACAGCTCACTGCCAAGAAAGCAGCCCTGGTAGCTGGGTTTGTGCGGCCCACCGCAGAGGATCTCCCAG AACCTGTGCCAAATTGTGCAGATGTACGGGGAACATTCCCATCAGCCTGGTCTGCAACCCAGATCGCAGAGATGGAGCTTTTAGACTTTGAAGACTGCCTagcactgtttgcagaagacccAGGACTTGGGCCTGAGGAACTACGGGCAGCGATGGGCAAAGCAAAACAA ttgtggggtcCCCCCAGGGGATTCCGTCCTGAGCAGATCCTGCAGCTGGGCCGGCTCTTAATAGGCCTAGGAGAGAGGGAACTACAGGAGCTGAACCTGGTTGACTGGGGTGTGCTGAGCACCCTGGGGCAGATAGATGGCTGGAGCTCCATCCAG ctccggGTTGTGGTCTCCAGTTTCCTGAAGCAGAGTGGTCGGCACGTGAGCCACCTGGACTTCCTCCACCTGACTGCACTGGGTTACACGCTCTGTGGACTTCGGCCAGAGGAGCTGCAGTATATCAACAGTTGGGAGTTTAG CCAAGCAGCTCTCTTCCTGGGCAACCTGCATCTCCCATGTTCTGAGGAACAACTGGAGGTTCTGGCCCAGCTCCTTGTGCTGCCTGGTGGTTTTGGCCCAGTCAGTAACTGGGGGCCTGAGATCTTCACCGAAATTGGTACAATAGCAG CTGGAATCCCAGACCTGGCTCTTTCAGCACTGCTGCGAGGACAGATCCAGGGCCTTACCCCTCTGGCCATTTCTGTCATCCCTCCTCCGAAATTTGCT GTGGTGTTCAGCCCCACCCAGCTATCTAGTCTCACCAGTGTTCAGGCTGTGGCTGTCACTCCTGAGCAAATGGCCTTTCTGAGTCCTGAGCAGCGACGAGCAGTTGCATGGGCCCAGTATGAGGGGAAGGAGACCCCAGAACAGCAGG GTCGAAGCACAGCCTGGGGCCTCCAGGACTGGTCACAACCCTCCTGGGCCCTGGCATTGACCATCTACTTTCTTGGCAACCTGCTATGA